One window of the Pseudomonas sp. S04 genome contains the following:
- a CDS encoding SEL1-like repeat protein translates to MKSTGLACGLLSSLSLGLLAGCVALPDLQLAKTAKGSGDLATAEQNYRVLASEGYVEAQIGLADLLIRSPLIEQRMQGETLYRQALDRSPAAPARLGKWLASKPQASPAERREAEQLLRQSLAAGDNSALLPLVQLQLQDPQKLASGELERELEQWQAQGISEARLGKVLLYRVRGNYEQKLDEIEAICEGWLDQASECYVELAEIFQRRGYKDRQQQLLARLDSAYQAGLVSPERVMSVAKVLADSSLGEADPKAAQVLYTRIAPAYPDAWCGLAELVLRFPDLGDGAVLTGYLNKGIEAGSSRAALMLGQLYLKGQVVPADPRAAEQYLLQAAPGHLKAHLLLGRLYRDGALGDIEPEKALEHLLIAARAGDPSANIALAQLFGEGKGVRINAVYSYTFATLASRQGVAQGQVLMERLAPRLQAQDYQQVESLLAREIEARGGQQVTARNQADQAQEVL, encoded by the coding sequence ATGAAGAGCACCGGACTAGCATGCGGGCTGCTGAGCTCGCTCAGCCTCGGTCTGCTGGCCGGTTGCGTGGCGTTGCCCGACCTGCAGTTGGCCAAGACGGCCAAGGGCAGTGGTGACCTCGCGACCGCGGAACAGAATTACCGCGTCCTCGCCAGCGAAGGTTACGTCGAGGCCCAGATCGGTCTCGCCGACCTGCTGATACGCAGTCCTTTGATCGAGCAGCGGATGCAGGGCGAGACGCTGTACCGCCAGGCCCTCGATCGCTCTCCGGCGGCGCCAGCGCGGCTGGGTAAATGGCTGGCGAGCAAGCCGCAGGCGAGTCCTGCCGAGCGCCGGGAGGCCGAGCAGCTGTTGCGCCAGAGCCTGGCGGCCGGCGACAACAGCGCATTGCTGCCACTGGTGCAGCTGCAACTGCAGGATCCGCAAAAGCTTGCCAGCGGCGAGCTGGAACGCGAGCTGGAGCAATGGCAGGCGCAAGGCATCAGCGAAGCCCGGCTCGGCAAGGTGCTCCTGTACCGTGTGCGCGGCAACTACGAGCAGAAGCTGGACGAGATCGAAGCCATCTGTGAGGGCTGGTTGGACCAGGCCAGTGAATGCTATGTCGAACTTGCCGAGATCTTCCAGCGGCGTGGTTACAAAGACCGCCAGCAGCAGTTGCTGGCGCGGCTGGACTCGGCCTACCAGGCCGGCCTGGTGTCGCCTGAACGTGTGATGAGCGTTGCCAAGGTCCTGGCCGACAGCAGCCTGGGCGAAGCTGATCCAAAGGCTGCCCAGGTGCTCTACACGCGTATTGCGCCGGCCTACCCGGATGCCTGGTGCGGTTTGGCCGAACTGGTCCTGCGCTTCCCCGACCTGGGGGATGGGGCCGTACTCACCGGATACCTGAACAAGGGTATCGAGGCGGGTTCCAGCCGCGCGGCACTGATGCTCGGGCAGCTGTACCTCAAGGGCCAAGTCGTACCGGCCGATCCGCGGGCGGCGGAGCAGTACCTGCTACAGGCCGCGCCCGGCCACCTCAAAGCGCACCTGCTGCTGGGCCGGTTGTACCGGGATGGCGCGCTGGGCGACATCGAGCCGGAAAAGGCGCTGGAGCATCTGCTGATTGCCGCCCGTGCGGGCGACCCGAGCGCCAACATCGCGCTGGCCCAGCTGTTTGGCGAGGGCAAGGGCGTGCGGATCAACGCCGTCTACAGCTACACCTTCGCCACGCTCGCGTCGCGTCAGGGCGTGGCCCAGGGGCAGGTCCTGATGGAGCGCCTGGCGCCGAGGCTGCAAGCGCAGGACTACCAGCAGGTGGAGAGCCTGCTGGCCCGTGAAATCGAGGCTCGCGGTGGCCAACAGGTCACCGCCAGGAATCAAGCTGATCAAGCGCAGGAAGTGCTATGA
- a CDS encoding alginate biosynthesis protein Alg44 has protein sequence MSAVISPVGNANMVHESEAQRQHARLKLPAKIRFQGQQGGVQEVELIDLSAGGFSFEQGSQSVVEGKLYRGKLMFKVEGIGFAMDVEFQVRSIIGGKRVGCEFHNLRPREMSALRYIISSFIGGELVNVGGLISILQRENFTKARGGKGNERLSLLGRLRAMGLTLVMLLVGLGAFAYVLYQFYDIYFVTHADSAQVSVPGTQVAMPREGTVQSLVTVGSTVSKGAPVATFTANMLDALKGALPESEMTPDNLERLFNKRFQGTLTSPCDCKVVSQLVGDGQVAAKGTPVFMLAPVDSVATVEARFPYRAFNKLQPGTPLTFLVGGETTERSGRITSIALQDGGLASDIRVHIQPDEPLASDLAKRPVDVRIRPLNGFFANNGLNSLVFEK, from the coding sequence ATGAGTGCAGTGATCAGCCCGGTGGGCAACGCCAATATGGTGCATGAGTCCGAGGCGCAGCGTCAGCATGCGCGCCTGAAGCTGCCGGCGAAGATCCGGTTCCAAGGCCAGCAGGGGGGCGTCCAGGAAGTCGAACTGATAGACCTGTCCGCTGGCGGTTTCAGCTTCGAGCAGGGCAGCCAGTCGGTGGTCGAGGGCAAACTCTATCGCGGCAAGCTGATGTTCAAAGTAGAGGGCATCGGCTTCGCCATGGATGTCGAATTCCAGGTGCGCTCCATCATTGGCGGCAAGCGCGTTGGCTGTGAGTTTCACAACCTGCGTCCGCGCGAGATGTCGGCGCTGCGCTACATCATCAGCTCCTTCATCGGCGGCGAGCTGGTGAATGTCGGTGGCCTGATCAGCATTCTCCAGCGCGAGAACTTCACCAAGGCCCGTGGCGGCAAGGGGAATGAAAGGCTCAGCCTGCTCGGCCGCCTGCGCGCCATGGGTTTAACCCTGGTGATGCTGCTCGTTGGCCTGGGCGCCTTCGCCTATGTGCTGTACCAGTTCTACGACATCTACTTCGTCACTCACGCTGACTCGGCCCAGGTCAGCGTGCCCGGCACGCAGGTCGCGATGCCGCGCGAAGGCACTGTGCAAAGCCTGGTCACCGTTGGTAGCACGGTCAGCAAGGGTGCACCGGTGGCCACCTTCACGGCGAACATGCTGGATGCCCTGAAGGGCGCCCTGCCGGAATCGGAGATGACCCCGGACAACCTGGAGCGCCTGTTCAACAAACGCTTCCAGGGCACCCTGACCAGCCCTTGTGACTGCAAAGTGGTCAGCCAACTGGTGGGTGATGGCCAGGTGGCAGCCAAGGGCACTCCGGTGTTCATGCTGGCGCCGGTGGACAGCGTCGCCACCGTCGAAGCACGCTTCCCGTACCGCGCTTTCAACAAGCTGCAACCAGGCACCCCACTGACCTTCCTGGTGGGTGGCGAAACCACTGAACGCAGCGGCCGGATCACCAGCATCGCCCTGCAGGACGGCGGCCTGGCTTCGGACATCCGCGTACACATCCAGCCAGACGAGCCGCTTGCCAGCGATCTGGCCAAGCGTCCGGTGGACGTGCGCATTCGCCCGTTGAACGGCTTCTTCGCCAATAACGGCCTGAACAGCCTGGTGTTCGAAAAATGA
- a CDS encoding glycosyltransferase family 2 protein — protein MDVFQSRLRTAAGWLLLVITLMGMAMLLPRSTFDPESVDFILLLGVIGIWRYSMGAVHFVRGMIFLYLVFPWYRRKMRQLGEQAAPSHVFLLVTSFRIEALTTAQVYQSVIREAIDCGYPTTVVCSIVERSDELLIESLWRQMNPPQRVSLDFVRIAGTGKRDGLAHGFRAISRHLPDDDSVVAVIDGDTVLEQGVVKKTVPWFKLFPNVGGLTTNEFCEVRGSYIMSEWHKLRFAQRHLNMCSMALSKRVLTMTGRMSVFRTSVVTNPGFIADVETDHLEHWRLGRFRFLTGDDKSSWYSLMRLGYDTFYVPDASINTVEHPPEKSFIKASRKLMFRWYGNNLRQNSRALGLGPNRLGWFTCLVLADQRVSMWTSLLGPTVAIIASLKYGFAFLMVYLLWIGLTRLALTLLLLASGHKVGPAYPLILYYNQIMGALVKVYVFFRLDRQSWTRQDTKLNRDLASFSRWFNTWSSRAMTFSAGSVFLALLMFVV, from the coding sequence ATGGATGTTTTTCAGAGTCGCCTGCGCACCGCCGCAGGGTGGTTACTGCTGGTAATCACGCTCATGGGGATGGCAATGCTGCTGCCGCGCAGCACATTCGACCCGGAGTCCGTCGATTTCATTCTTCTGCTGGGTGTTATTGGCATCTGGCGTTATTCCATGGGCGCCGTGCATTTCGTGCGGGGGATGATCTTCCTCTATCTGGTGTTCCCCTGGTATCGGCGCAAAATGCGACAGCTGGGTGAGCAAGCGGCCCCGTCCCACGTGTTCCTGCTGGTCACCAGCTTTCGCATCGAGGCGCTCACCACCGCTCAGGTCTACCAATCGGTGATCCGCGAGGCCATCGACTGCGGCTACCCGACCACCGTGGTGTGTTCCATCGTCGAGCGTTCGGACGAGCTGTTGATCGAGAGCCTGTGGCGGCAGATGAACCCACCGCAGCGGGTCAGTCTGGACTTCGTGCGCATCGCCGGAACCGGCAAGCGCGATGGCCTGGCCCACGGTTTCCGCGCCATTTCCCGGCACCTGCCCGACGACGATTCGGTGGTGGCGGTGATCGATGGCGATACCGTACTGGAGCAGGGCGTAGTGAAGAAAACCGTGCCCTGGTTCAAGCTTTTCCCCAATGTCGGTGGCCTGACCACCAACGAGTTCTGCGAAGTGCGCGGCAGCTACATCATGAGCGAGTGGCATAAGCTGCGCTTCGCCCAGCGCCACCTCAACATGTGCTCCATGGCGCTCTCCAAGCGTGTGTTGACCATGACCGGGCGCATGTCGGTATTCCGCACCAGCGTGGTGACCAATCCCGGCTTCATCGCTGACGTCGAGACCGACCACCTGGAACACTGGCGCCTCGGACGCTTCCGCTTCCTCACTGGCGACGACAAGTCCAGTTGGTACAGCCTGATGCGCCTGGGCTACGACACTTTCTATGTGCCGGACGCGTCCATCAACACCGTTGAGCACCCGCCGGAAAAAAGCTTCATCAAGGCCAGTCGCAAGCTGATGTTCCGCTGGTACGGCAACAACCTGCGGCAGAACTCCCGCGCCCTGGGCCTTGGCCCGAATCGTTTGGGCTGGTTCACCTGCCTGGTGCTGGCCGACCAGCGCGTATCCATGTGGACCAGCCTGCTGGGGCCCACCGTGGCGATCATCGCCAGCCTCAAGTACGGCTTCGCCTTCCTGATGGTGTACCTGCTGTGGATCGGCCTCACTCGCCTGGCGCTGACTTTGCTGCTGCTGGCCTCCGGGCACAAGGTGGGGCCGGCTTATCCGCTGATCCTCTATTACAACCAGATCATGGGCGCGCTGGTGAAGGTGTACGTCTTCTTCCGCCTCGACCGGCAGTCCTGGACCCGCCAGGACACCAAGCTTAATCGCGACCTGGCGAGCTTTTCGCGCTGGTTCAACACCTGGTCTTCGCGCGCTATGACCTTCTCCGCGGGCAGCGTCTTTCTTGCCCTGCTGATGTTCGTGGTGTGA
- a CDS encoding nucleotide sugar dehydrogenase — protein sequence MRISIFGLGYVGAVCAGCLSARGHQIIGVDVQALKIDMINSGKSPIVEPGLGELLQQGVASGMLRGTLDVREAVLETDISFLAPPTPSKRNGDLDVSYIEEVCRQIGQVLPLKTTRHTVVVRSTVLPGTLRNVVIPTLEQYSGLKAGVDFGVAVNPEFLRESTAIKDYDFPAMTVIGELDSTSGDLLEEIYRELDAPVIRKTIEVAEMIKYTCNVWHAAKVTFANEIGNIAKAVGVDGREVMEVICQDRKLNLSSYYMRPGFAFGGSCLPKDVRALSYRAGQLDVESPLIESLMRSNSAQVRKAFDIIASYDKRKVALLGLSFKAGTDDLRESPLVELAEMLIGKGFDLSIYDSNVEYARVHGANRDYIESKIPHVSSLLRSNFDEVVANADVIVLGNGDEAFAPLVERAFADKKVFDLVGFMRQSSGGGLEGICW from the coding sequence ATGCGAATCAGCATATTTGGTCTGGGTTACGTCGGCGCGGTATGTGCCGGATGCTTGTCGGCAAGAGGGCATCAGATCATCGGGGTCGATGTTCAGGCTCTCAAGATCGATATGATTAATAGTGGCAAATCGCCCATTGTCGAGCCGGGTCTGGGCGAGTTGCTGCAGCAAGGGGTCGCCAGCGGCATGCTGCGTGGCACCCTGGATGTTCGCGAGGCCGTCCTCGAAACCGATATTTCCTTCCTCGCACCGCCGACGCCGAGCAAGCGCAACGGCGACCTCGATGTGTCCTACATCGAAGAGGTGTGCCGACAGATCGGCCAGGTTCTACCGCTCAAGACCACCCGTCACACGGTAGTGGTACGCAGCACGGTGCTACCGGGCACTCTGCGCAATGTGGTGATTCCGACCCTGGAACAGTATTCCGGGCTCAAGGCCGGCGTCGACTTCGGCGTGGCGGTGAACCCCGAGTTCCTGCGCGAGAGCACCGCGATCAAGGACTACGACTTTCCGGCGATGACGGTGATCGGCGAGCTGGACAGCACCTCTGGCGACCTGCTGGAAGAGATCTACCGCGAGCTGGATGCGCCGGTCATCCGCAAGACCATCGAAGTCGCGGAGATGATCAAGTACACCTGCAACGTCTGGCACGCGGCCAAGGTCACCTTCGCCAACGAGATCGGCAACATCGCCAAGGCGGTCGGCGTCGACGGCCGCGAGGTGATGGAGGTGATCTGCCAGGATCGCAAGCTCAACCTGTCCAGTTACTACATGCGCCCGGGCTTCGCCTTCGGCGGCTCGTGCCTGCCCAAGGATGTGCGCGCGCTGAGCTACCGCGCCGGTCAGTTGGACGTCGAGTCGCCGCTGATCGAGTCGCTGATGCGCAGCAACTCCGCGCAGGTGCGCAAAGCTTTCGACATCATCGCCAGTTACGACAAGCGCAAGGTCGCGCTGCTGGGGCTGTCCTTCAAGGCCGGTACCGACGACCTGCGTGAAAGCCCGCTGGTGGAGCTGGCCGAGATGCTCATCGGCAAGGGCTTCGACCTCAGCATCTACGACAGCAACGTCGAGTATGCCCGTGTTCACGGCGCCAACCGCGACTACATCGAGTCGAAGATTCCCCATGTTTCGTCGTTGCTGCGATCCAATTTCGACGAAGTGGTCGCCAATGCCGACGTGATCGTCCTGGGCAACGGCGATGAAGCCTTCGCGCCCCTGGTAGAACGGGCTTTCGCCGACAAGAAGGTCTTCGACCTGGTGGGGTTTATGCGCCAGTCCAGCGGTGGCGGGTTAGAGGGTATCTGCTGGTAG
- a CDS encoding YggL family protein codes for MATNRSQRLRKKLCVDEFQELGFELNLDFKEDLADEAIDAFLDAFLKEAMEANGLGYVGGDDYGLVCLQKRGSVSEEQRAAVEAWLKGRSELTEVTVSPLLDVWYPEKPINPVA; via the coding sequence ATGGCCACTAACCGCTCCCAGCGTCTGCGTAAAAAGCTCTGTGTAGACGAGTTCCAGGAATTGGGCTTCGAGCTGAACCTGGACTTCAAGGAAGATTTGGCTGACGAGGCAATCGATGCATTCCTCGACGCGTTTTTGAAAGAAGCGATGGAAGCCAACGGCCTGGGCTATGTTGGCGGCGACGACTACGGTCTGGTTTGCCTGCAGAAGCGTGGCTCGGTTTCCGAAGAGCAGCGTGCTGCTGTTGAAGCCTGGCTCAAAGGCCGCAGCGAACTGACTGAAGTCACCGTCAGCCCGTTGCTGGACGTCTGGTACCCGGAAAAGCCGATCAATCCGGTAGCTTGA
- the dacB gene encoding D-alanyl-D-alanine carboxypeptidase/D-alanyl-D-alanine endopeptidase: MIRSLRPLLLAGLLIPLAFTVSAAPVNTALTPNVEKALKASKLPDSALSLVMIPLNGPGTPTVFNADVSVNPASTMKLVTTYAALEMLGPNHQWKTEFYTDGTLSGGILRGNLYLKGGGDPKLNMEKLWLLMRDLRANGVQQVTGDLVLDRSFFNQPQLPQFNDDGNDDNKPFLVKPDAAMVNLKALRFVARNDSGRVLVSVEPPIASIRIENQVKAVNSKQCAGGVRYNPVTQADGSVTVTVAGQLGDGCSSQTYLSLLDHATYTAGAVRAIWQELGGSIQGKDRQGAVPKDAKVLARAFSPDLAEIIRDINKYSNNTMAQQLFLSLGAKFRTGADSDDAMAAQRVVRQWLAKKGITAPHLVMENGSGLSRAERVSAREMASMLQAAWRSPYSAEFVSSMPIAGMDGTMRKRLKTTAMRGEAHVKTGTLNTVRAIAGFSRDNNGNTWAVVAILNDKAPFGASSVLDQVLLDLYRQPKLAATASVL, from the coding sequence ATGATCAGATCTTTGCGTCCATTGTTGCTGGCCGGCCTGCTTATCCCCCTGGCCTTTACCGTTTCTGCTGCGCCCGTCAATACCGCCCTCACCCCCAACGTCGAAAAAGCCCTCAAGGCCAGCAAGCTGCCCGACAGTGCGTTGTCGCTGGTGATGATCCCCCTGAACGGCCCGGGCACCCCGACCGTGTTCAACGCCGACGTCTCGGTCAACCCGGCGTCCACCATGAAGCTGGTGACCACCTACGCCGCTCTGGAAATGCTCGGCCCCAACCACCAGTGGAAAACCGAGTTCTACACCGACGGCACCCTCAGCGGCGGCATCCTGCGCGGCAACCTGTACCTCAAGGGCGGTGGCGACCCGAAACTGAACATGGAAAAACTCTGGTTGCTGATGCGCGACCTGCGGGCCAATGGCGTGCAGCAAGTCACCGGCGACCTGGTGCTGGACCGCAGCTTCTTCAATCAACCGCAATTGCCGCAGTTCAACGATGACGGCAATGACGACAACAAGCCGTTCCTGGTCAAGCCCGACGCGGCCATGGTCAACCTCAAGGCCCTGCGCTTCGTGGCCCGTAATGATTCGGGCCGGGTCCTGGTATCGGTCGAACCGCCGATTGCCAGCATCCGCATCGAAAACCAGGTCAAGGCCGTCAACTCCAAACAGTGCGCCGGCGGCGTGCGCTACAACCCGGTAACCCAGGCCGACGGCAGCGTCACCGTGACCGTGGCCGGCCAACTGGGCGACGGCTGCAGCTCGCAGACCTACCTTTCGCTACTCGACCACGCCACCTACACCGCCGGCGCCGTACGGGCGATCTGGCAGGAACTGGGCGGCAGCATCCAGGGCAAGGATCGCCAAGGCGCGGTGCCCAAGGACGCCAAGGTCCTGGCCCGGGCATTCTCCCCGGACCTGGCGGAGATCATCCGCGACATCAACAAATACAGTAACAACACCATGGCCCAGCAATTGTTCCTCAGCCTGGGCGCGAAATTCCGCACTGGCGCCGACAGCGACGACGCCATGGCTGCCCAACGGGTCGTACGTCAGTGGCTGGCGAAAAAAGGCATCACTGCGCCGCATCTGGTGATGGAGAACGGTTCCGGCCTGTCCCGTGCCGAGCGCGTCAGCGCCCGTGAGATGGCAAGCATGCTGCAGGCCGCCTGGAGAAGCCCGTACTCGGCCGAATTCGTCAGCTCGATGCCGATTGCCGGCATGGACGGCACCATGCGCAAACGCCTGAAAACCACGGCGATGCGCGGTGAAGCCCACGTCAAGACGGGCACCCTGAACACCGTCCGGGCGATTGCCGGCTTCAGCCGCGACAACAATGGCAACACCTGGGCCGTGGTCGCGATCCTCAACGACAAGGCGCCCTTTGGTGCTTCGTCGGTACTCGATCAAGTGTTGCTGGACCTGTATCGCCAGCCAAAACTGGCAGCCACCGCGTCGGTCCTCTAG
- a CDS encoding sensor domain-containing diguanylate cyclase — MPLHAARPKILGFINEDVSAWLVALLALLAGGVLTGLLAWTALNAHQQQVAQRFQLLASERKSRIAERFADQEQRLDSLRRFFLNSTAVSREEFDGYTHPLLQRTLAYGWAPLIAGDQRVAFEREVRQQGLDDFSILDLDPAGGTHVAQWRAQYAPLLYKQTSGIQGAPLGVDLLAQPARQATLDKARELGVMVVSQPLQLPGVAAEFASGVLLAAPVMRQAATADGSPALRGYVLAVLSIGQLVADGFTQQNQDNLVVEIAGRSLDQQPERLYQSANAPAHQPLYERSLLRLGDRIYDLEIRTSAAFEQANRSAITSLVIMGGLLSLLLSALLYILVSQRQRALSLVEQRTRELGGREQELRAAHAQLRGVLDAATEVAVIVTDLRGVITTFNAGAEHMLGYPGSEVLGHATLESLHLPRELEERAAELSLRYGKPVPACQAMLVPDAKELAHEPREWTLVRRDGSHLLVNMLATAVLDDLGLWVGHLAICIDITERKRVHEALAARDLLLKKLSAHVPGGIYQFKMAADGRFSVIYASDGIRDIYELDPQALLENAEVIFERIHPLDVSRVRASIRTSSQRLSPWREEYRVLLPVRGLRWVRGEATPEELPGGGVLWHGYISDVSDMKRVEEELRALSVTDALTGIHNRRYFQERLTLEMARVSRGNGELAVIMLDIDHFKRINDRYGHAAGDRVLQAVCQRIAHRLRCTDVFCRLGGEEFMVLCPDTDGQHAYHLAVELWQSLRTTPIDGLGTVTGSFGIASWRPGEGADALLLRADSGVYAAKQAGRDRVVEELP; from the coding sequence ATGCCGTTGCATGCCGCACGACCAAAAATCCTGGGCTTCATCAATGAAGATGTCTCGGCCTGGCTGGTAGCACTGCTGGCGTTGTTGGCCGGTGGCGTGCTCACGGGCCTGCTCGCCTGGACGGCCCTCAATGCCCACCAGCAACAGGTGGCGCAGCGTTTTCAGTTGCTGGCCAGTGAACGCAAGAGCCGGATCGCCGAGCGTTTCGCCGATCAGGAACAGCGCCTCGATAGCCTGCGACGTTTTTTCCTCAACTCCACTGCGGTTTCCCGCGAAGAGTTCGACGGCTACACCCATCCCTTGTTGCAGCGCACCCTGGCCTATGGCTGGGCGCCGTTGATCGCCGGCGACCAGCGCGTGGCCTTCGAGCGCGAGGTACGACAGCAAGGCCTCGACGATTTTTCCATTCTCGACCTCGATCCTGCGGGCGGCACGCACGTGGCCCAGTGGCGCGCCCAGTACGCTCCGCTGTTGTACAAGCAGACTTCAGGCATCCAGGGCGCACCCCTGGGCGTGGACTTGCTGGCCCAGCCCGCACGCCAGGCAACCCTGGACAAGGCCCGCGAGCTGGGGGTGATGGTGGTGTCGCAACCGCTGCAGTTGCCAGGTGTCGCCGCCGAGTTCGCCAGCGGTGTGTTGCTGGCAGCGCCCGTCATGCGCCAGGCCGCAACTGCCGATGGCAGTCCTGCGCTGCGCGGGTATGTGCTGGCGGTGCTCAGTATCGGGCAGTTGGTGGCCGACGGGTTTACCCAGCAGAACCAGGACAACCTGGTGGTGGAGATCGCGGGGCGCAGCCTCGACCAGCAACCAGAGCGGCTTTACCAATCGGCCAACGCGCCGGCGCACCAGCCGCTGTACGAGCGTTCGCTCTTGCGCCTGGGGGATCGCATCTACGATCTGGAGATCCGCACCAGCGCCGCCTTCGAGCAAGCCAACCGTTCGGCCATCACCAGTCTGGTGATCATGGGCGGGTTGTTGAGCCTGCTGCTCAGCGCCTTGCTCTATATCCTGGTCAGCCAGCGCCAGCGCGCCTTGTCCCTGGTGGAGCAGCGCACTCGGGAACTGGGGGGGCGCGAACAAGAGTTGCGCGCAGCCCACGCGCAATTGCGCGGAGTGCTCGATGCCGCGACCGAGGTGGCGGTGATTGTCACCGACTTGCGTGGCGTGATCACCACCTTCAACGCCGGTGCCGAACACATGCTCGGTTATCCCGGCAGCGAGGTGCTGGGGCATGCCACCCTGGAAAGCCTGCATCTGCCCCGGGAACTGGAAGAGCGGGCGGCCGAGTTGAGCCTGCGCTATGGCAAGCCGGTGCCGGCGTGCCAGGCGATGCTGGTGCCGGACGCCAAGGAACTCGCACATGAGCCCCGGGAGTGGACGCTGGTGCGCCGCGATGGCAGCCATCTGCTGGTGAACATGCTCGCCACCGCAGTGCTTGATGACCTGGGGTTGTGGGTCGGGCACCTGGCGATCTGCATTGACATCACCGAGCGCAAGCGTGTGCACGAAGCCCTGGCGGCACGCGACCTGTTGCTGAAAAAACTCAGCGCCCACGTACCGGGTGGCATCTATCAATTCAAGATGGCGGCGGACGGGCGCTTCAGTGTGATCTACGCCAGTGACGGCATTCGCGATATCTACGAGCTCGATCCGCAGGCGTTGCTGGAGAACGCCGAGGTGATTTTCGAGCGTATCCATCCGCTGGATGTGAGTCGGGTTCGGGCCTCGATCCGTACCTCCTCGCAACGGCTGAGCCCCTGGCGGGAAGAGTACCGAGTGCTGCTGCCGGTGCGTGGCCTGCGCTGGGTCAGGGGTGAAGCCACGCCGGAAGAGCTGCCCGGTGGTGGGGTGCTGTGGCATGGCTACATCTCGGACGTTTCCGACATGAAGCGAGTCGAGGAGGAGTTGCGGGCCCTGTCGGTGACCGATGCCCTGACCGGGATCCACAACCGGCGCTACTTCCAGGAGCGCCTGACCCTGGAAATGGCCCGGGTGTCGCGGGGCAATGGTGAATTGGCGGTGATCATGCTGGATATCGATCACTTCAAGCGAATCAACGACCGCTACGGCCATGCCGCGGGCGACCGGGTGTTGCAGGCGGTGTGCCAGCGGATTGCCCATCGTCTGCGCTGTACCGATGTGTTCTGTCGCCTGGGGGGCGAGGAGTTCATGGTGCTGTGCCCGGACACCGACGGCCAGCATGCGTATCACTTGGCGGTTGAACTCTGGCAAAGCCTGCGCACCACGCCCATCGACGGCCTGGGCACGGTGACCGGGAGTTTTGGGATTGCCAGTTGGCGCCCGGGGGAGGGCGCCGATGCCTTGCTGCTGCGCGCCGACTCAGGGGTGTATGCGGCCAAGCAGGCGGGCCGGGATCGGGTGGTCGAGGAGTTGCCGTAG